The proteins below are encoded in one region of Poecile atricapillus isolate bPoeAtr1 chromosome 33, bPoeAtr1.hap1, whole genome shotgun sequence:
- the LOC131590446 gene encoding claw keratin-like isoform X1, whose translation MIKSQKKTQTYPLQPSETHLGDPHPRAMVHSLSPCTDGSASPCGVAVPQPVADSCNEPCVRQCPDSTVVIYPPPVVVTFPGPILSTFPQQSVVGSAGVPEVSAGAGAGVGAGVGGAFGAARTPGASQVCGGARWARGYPVGSCRPCC comes from the exons ATgataaaatcccagaaaaaaacccagacttACCCTCTTCAGCCATCGGAAACACATTTAGGAG atccccatCCCCGAGCCATGGTTCACTCCCTGAGCCCCTGCACCGACGGCAGCGCCTCCCCCTGCGGCGTGGCCGTGCCCCAGCCCGTGGCCGACTCCTGCAACGAGCCCTGTGTCCGGCAGTGCCCTGACTCCACGGTGGTCATTTACCCTCCCCCGGTGGTCGTCACCTTCCCCGGGCCCATCCTCAGCACCTTCCCGCAGCAGAGCGTCGTGGGCTCCGCGGGAGTCCCCGAAGTGTCAGCCGGAGCTGGAGCCGGTGTCGGAGCCGGTGTTGGAGGTGCTTTCGGTGCCGCCAGAACCCCTGGAGCTTCCCAAGTTTGTGGTGGGGCCAGGTGGGCCCGGGGGTACCCAGTTGGGAGCTGCAGACCCTGCTGCTAA
- the LOC131590445 gene encoding loricrin-like, with protein MCSRQSSGGCHGMSSQSSGCHSSGSSCHGSGSSSYQSQGSSCSGKIIISSGGGGGGSCCSGGSSGYGMGGGYGGGSSGSKTIIGGGSSGGCSGYGMGGGYGGGSSGSKSIIGGGSSGGSSGCCGGGSSYGMGGGYGGGSSGSKTIIGGGSSGGSSGCCGGGSSYGMGGGYGGGSSGSKSIIVGGGSGGSSGYCGGGSSGYGMGGGYGGVSSGTKIIMGDGGSGGSSGCCSGGSSYGMGGGYGGGSSGSKSIIVGGGSGGSSGYCGGGSSGYGMGGGYGGGSSGGKTIIGGGGGGGSSGCCSGGSSYGMGGGYSSSSSGQTIIISSGGGGGGSSQQKCPIVVPSVVSHQSKQSCYWPYSQHK; from the coding sequence ATGTGCTCCAGACAAAGCTCCGGAGGCTGCCATGGGATGTCCTCCCAGTCCAGCGGGTGCCACAGCTCGGGCTCCAGCTGCCACGGGAGCGGCTCCTCCAGTTACCAGTCCCAGGGCTCCTCCTGCTCCGGCAAAATCATCATCAGCTCTGGTGGTGGAGGAGGTGGATCCTGCTGCAGCGGGGGCTCCTCCGGATACGGGATGGGAGGGGGATACGGTGGTGGCTCCTCAGGATCCAAGACCATCATTGGAGGGGGAAGCAGTGGAGGGTGCTCAGGTTATGGCATGGGTGGAGGATACGGTGGTGGATCCTCAGGATCAAAGAGCATCATTGGAGGTGGAAGCAGTGGAGGTTCCTCGGGATGCTGCGGTGGAGGGTCCAGCTATGGGATGGGAGGAGGATACGGTGGTGGATCCTCAGGATCAAAGACCATCATTGGAGGTGGAAGCAGTGGAGGTTCCTCTGGATGCTGCGGTGGAGGGTCCAGCTATGGCATGGGTGGAGGATACGGTGGTGGATCCTCAGGATCCAAGAGCATCATTGTAGGGGGAGGTAGCGGAGGTTCCTCTGGGTACTGTGGTGGAGGATCTTCAGGTTATGGCATGGGTGGAGGGTATGGTGGTGTGTCTTCAGGAACCAAGATCATAATGGGAGATGGAGGCAGTGGAGGTTCCTCTGGGTGCTGCAGTGGAGGATCCAGCTATGGGATGGGTGGAGGATACGGTGGTGGATCCTCAGGATCCAAGAGCATCATTGTAGGGGGAGGTAGCGGAGGTTCCTCTGGGTACTGTGGTGGTGGATCTTCAGGATACGGGATGGGAGGAGGGTACGGTGGTGGCTCCTCAGGAGGGAAGACCATCATTGGAGGTGGAGGCGGTGGTGGATCCTCCGGATGCTGCAGTGGAGGATCCAGCTATGGGATGGGCGGAGGatacagcagcagctcctcaggccAGACCATCATCATCAGCTCTGGAGGTGGCGGCGGAGGCTCCTCCCAGCAGAAATGTCCCATTGTCGTCCCCAGCGTGGTGTCCCACCAGAGCAAGCAGAGCTGCTACTGGCCCTACAGCCAGCACAAGtga
- the LOC131590446 gene encoding claw keratin-like isoform X2, whose translation MKQKGGEVKIEQEPRSLRDPHPRAMVHSLSPCTDGSASPCGVAVPQPVADSCNEPCVRQCPDSTVVIYPPPVVVTFPGPILSTFPQQSVVGSAGVPEVSAGAGAGVGAGVGGAFGAARTPGASQVCGGARWARGYPVGSCRPCC comes from the exons ATGAAACAAAAAGGAGGAGAAGTCAAAATTGAGCAAGAGCCCCGCTCCCTCAGAG atccccatCCCCGAGCCATGGTTCACTCCCTGAGCCCCTGCACCGACGGCAGCGCCTCCCCCTGCGGCGTGGCCGTGCCCCAGCCCGTGGCCGACTCCTGCAACGAGCCCTGTGTCCGGCAGTGCCCTGACTCCACGGTGGTCATTTACCCTCCCCCGGTGGTCGTCACCTTCCCCGGGCCCATCCTCAGCACCTTCCCGCAGCAGAGCGTCGTGGGCTCCGCGGGAGTCCCCGAAGTGTCAGCCGGAGCTGGAGCCGGTGTCGGAGCCGGTGTTGGAGGTGCTTTCGGTGCCGCCAGAACCCCTGGAGCTTCCCAAGTTTGTGGTGGGGCCAGGTGGGCCCGGGGGTACCCAGTTGGGAGCTGCAGACCCTGCTGCTAA
- the LOC131590446 gene encoding claw keratin-like isoform X3, which translates to MVHSLSPCTDGSASPCGVAVPQPVADSCNEPCVRQCPDSTVVIYPPPVVVTFPGPILSTFPQQSVVGSAGVPEVSAGAGAGVGAGVGGAFGAARTPGASQVCGGARWARGYPVGSCRPCC; encoded by the coding sequence ATGGTTCACTCCCTGAGCCCCTGCACCGACGGCAGCGCCTCCCCCTGCGGCGTGGCCGTGCCCCAGCCCGTGGCCGACTCCTGCAACGAGCCCTGTGTCCGGCAGTGCCCTGACTCCACGGTGGTCATTTACCCTCCCCCGGTGGTCGTCACCTTCCCCGGGCCCATCCTCAGCACCTTCCCGCAGCAGAGCGTCGTGGGCTCCGCGGGAGTCCCCGAAGTGTCAGCCGGAGCTGGAGCCGGTGTCGGAGCCGGTGTTGGAGGTGCTTTCGGTGCCGCCAGAACCCCTGGAGCTTCCCAAGTTTGTGGTGGGGCCAGGTGGGCCCGGGGGTACCCAGTTGGGAGCTGCAGACCCTGCTGCTAA